The Phragmites australis chromosome 13, lpPhrAust1.1, whole genome shotgun sequence DNA window aatgaaaaagaaaaattccGTCTGGGGGTGATCGGTGAATGAAACAATGGCCACACTAGAACCGTGCATCGTCTCGATCTTCTCGACGGGCCACTGCACAGCTTCCCGCCATTGTCCAGCCACAACACCCGTGGAAACGCCCGAAGGCCGGACTAGCCCTTAGCGACGTCGTCGGCCTCGTTGTCCAGGCCGGCTTGGCTgaggggagagaggggaaggggaaaaagaagAGGGTGGCTTGGGCCGTTGTGGGCCAGCGAGAGGAGAATAGGGGGAAAAGGGGGCCGAACTGGGACGAGAGAGCGGACCGGCCTAACTGCCCTctctcttttattatttttccttttttatttgtacAAATATCCCTTTTATACATACatagatatacatatacatatgcgcgcgcgcgcgcgcgcacatatatatatatatatatgtgtgtgtatccaAAAACAATAAATGGTtcaataaatttcaaaaaatcccTCGTACACCTGGTTTGTAACACTAACCAATAGTgatatatcactgtcggtttttaacAACTTAATGTTAAATTTGTTGGTTCGacttatgaactgacagtgatatcttatcactatcggttattACCGAAATGACAGTAAAAAGGAGACAGAGATAACCCTTTTATAATAATGCCTCTCAAATAGTACAACAGGGCATTAAGTCATGAACGCTGTTAGGGCCAAGGGCCAATGGGATAATAATTTTGACACAGCTTAAGCCCATAGGTAGtaaaaagaagcaacaaaacatTTCTCGATGGCTAGGAGCAACAGCAAGATAAGTGCATGTACTTCAAGAAACAGCTTATTTCTAACCGCTATTAGCACCTCAAAGTAAGGATGGACCATGCGATGGTACCGCAAGCCGTGAATTTACTTGGCAAAGTCAGGTTGGGTTGAGCCATCGAGGAGGCATATTAAATTTGGAGCAAAAAAAGTATTTCCTCTTTTCTTGATTTCATGTCTTTCCTAAGCGAAGTATACTAACCTCACATGATAAGTCTAAATATAGTTATCTTTAGGGAGTGACTTGTTGTCAGGtgactgaaaacaaaattaatcTCAGTCACTCACTCTCATCCGGTTCATATGTGTTTTTTCTATAGGTAATTCAAAATTACACTGTTCTACCACTAAAATTACATACTCACAACACTGCTATTTTAGGGTAAACAATATGTAATTTTGGGTGAATGAGAGCGGATTTTTTTTCAAGCGCCTGTGAAAGAGACATTCCGTTATATTTATGATTAAAGGGATTATGATGAGAAGTTTATATTATAGGCGCCCGGGCTACTTGCTTATTAAATAAATACAAGTATGCGTGCTCCGAGCAGTCCGATTTCTTACAAGTACGTCATGGTATAGCTactgttttatttattttttagagaAGAGGGGGTTAGCCCTCGGTTTTCATTAAACCGTTCTTACAAGGATTACAATAGCTGCTGTTTTATGTGCAGATGAATCTCCCACAACATAATTTGACCATCAATGCATCACGCATGTGTAATGAAGTAATCTTACTAATACACCTCGCTTTGGCACATACTACTCCATGCAGCCAAATCGTCATCTTCAACATTGACGCTCGCCGTGGCAAGCTCCCAGGCCTCGAGCTTGGACACCTTCACTGCAGCCGATCCATTGTTGAACACGAACAGGTGAGTGCTGCCTGTTgtgacgtgctcggggtacacTCTGGCCGTCATGCACGTCAGTCCTCCGCCGCCAAAGCTCTCGACAATCGTGTGATCGATCTGTATGCAGCAAAAGACAACGCATTGTCAGTGccaagcatgcatgcacggtACGTACTACGTACGATACGAAGTATGGCGGCCAAGTGAACTCACCAAAGTTCTTAACGATATGCTTTTGTCGTTCTCTATGTCCACGTTCACGAATCCTCCGTGTGTCGGTTTGTACACTCCTGCCTTGGTAGACGACCTACACATGTTTGCCACAGAGGTTCACAGATTGGTTGGTAGTCTTGTTTTGGCCTGGTCTCTACTCTAGCCCATGTCAAAGCAAGGCCTGACTCGATAACATCCACGGCACAATTTATCGTTTCCTTTTCTGAAGGGCGTACCTTGTCAGGTCGGTGCACATGAGAACCACGGACTCGTGCAGGAGTCTGAACACCCTGAAGAACACGGCGGTGTGCTCGCGCAGGTCGCCGGACGCCGTCACCAGCAATCCGAACGGTCCTACTCCGCCTTGCACGGAGGCGCCCTTCTCTCCGCACAACGCGTCGGGATCCAGGAGCCGGTTGGGATCCAAGCCCTCTGCCCGCTCGAGGCTCGGGATTGCGAACACGACGTCCACGTCCGCCTGCGAGCTAATGATGCCGCCGACCTCACGCAGCCCGCCGGACTCCACCTCCGCGCCGAGCAAAACCGCGTGTTTCCTCCGCAGCGTCTCGATCTCCTCGACGGGCCACTGCACCAGCTGCTTCCCACCGCTGTCCAGCCACAGCGCCCGCGGAAACGACTGAAGGCCGGACCAGCCCTTGGCGACGTCGTCGGCCTCGCTGTCGGACTCGTTCACCCACGCCCACAGCACCCGCCGGTTCTTGCGCGCGTCGAAGAACGTCTTGGACGCGTACAGGTGCCCGTGGTCGATCCTCCGCCAGCTCCGGTAGTCGTCACCCCCGCGCGCACCGTCCTCCGGCACGAAGGTGTCCGCCACCTCGTCGTACCATCCGACCGTGTAGTAGTCCTGGAGCGTGTCCGGCATGCTCACCTTAAGTACGTGCTTCACGCCCGCGCCGCTCGCTAACGTGTCCAGCCCCTCCGCGCCGTGCTCCGCGACGGGGAATAGGTCCGGGCACTCGGCCATGACCGCGTCCCGCGACGCGTGCAACGGCGCAGCGTTGCGCTCCCAGCGAAGGAAGTCCGCGCTCCGGAACACGAGCGTGGTGCCCACGCCGTTGGCCACGGCGGAGATGGCGAGCCGCCACAGCCCGTCGCGGCCGAGCCACGCGGTGGTGGGGTCCCGGAAGTTGTCCGCTGAGACGTCGGCGGGGAGCGGGACGACAGGGTTGTATCTGGGCTTGGTCCATTCGCGGAGGAGTGGGTCATGGGGGTTCTTGGGGAACGCTACGTTCTGGACCTGCCGGCGGTCGGCGTCGATGCCGGAGTAGAGGATTACTGGTACGCCGTCGGGGAGGATAGTGACAGACCCTGACGCGCAACCATTGGCATCGAAGTGCTGGGACGGGTCGAGCGCGGTGTCGAGAGCGGCCCAGTTGACGAGGTCGCCGGAGACGGAGTGGCCCCAGGAGAGGTTGCCGACGTCCCAGAGCGCGCCGTGGGGGTTGTATTGGTAGAACAAGTGGTACATGCCGTTGTAGTACACGGGCCCTGTTGATCAACGAGGCCTAAGCAATCAGGGATCGAGGAAACAAATCAAGAACAGAGTAGCAAGACAAGAACACGCACCATTCGGATCTGTAAGCACCCGTCGTGTCCATGGTTTTCTCATCCACATGAGTGGTTCCACATCCGTAAGAGATAATTCACCAAAGTCTGTGACTGGACCAATTCACAACAACATGAGCGTATACATACCGTTCTGCCAGTTCTTCGCGGGCTGGAAGTGGTAAGCCGTTCTGCCATGGCCGTGCGTGTTCGCAGCACAAATCGATGAAGAAGAGGCAGATGAGAGAGGAGGGCAAAAGAGCGCCGTGATGGCACAGACGACAAGGGGAAATGCTGCCATTGTCATGGACGGATGTGAGTGAAGCATCTGCACTTCAGCGGAGCAAATGCTCGGTGACTTGGTGTTATAGCTTTTACTAATTTACAATTTTCAGAAGACTTAGAAATCAATACCATTCCTGGCCTCTAGTTCAATACTTTGGGCACAAGAATTAAGGTGGAGGTACAATGACCTTATTATCCATCAATTATTGCTAGGGTTAAGATTAGCGACAATTTTACTGTGTTGATTAGAGTATATTTAAATAGGGGCAAACATGgaagaataaaacaaaaatatacaTTGGAGTTGTGATGGACTTATATTTAGTGCATTTGAGAAAAATCTATATGAACTTATATTTAAGATTAGAGGGAGTACAAGTTTGCGATCTGGCACAATGTGCCCGATGTTTAATTAAACACTAATGACCAATTAGTCACAGTCAATCATATTCCTACGTAAGCATTTTGAGCAGATGCCGAGTAATTCAATATTTCAGTAGTTCTTTACTTTGGTGGAACCCACTCGCTCTTATTATATGACAAGACTTGATCCGTCTACTTAGTGATGTAGcaacaaaatattttacctAGAGGGCCCTATAGTTAAATTACATAAATAGTAACGAACCAAATGAAGATATGTTTGCTAtcatacaagaaaaaaaataaatgctAAATAGACCAAACATAAGTACAGGGGGCCGAGGCTCGCCCTAGTCTTCGATACCTCGAACCTTCATCCATGCGTCTTTGGTTGCTAATACATGTGTCTATTTAATAAATCATATATCTTCAGtttctatctctatctctatctctatctctactaATATAACGTGGGACTTTCATCGAGCGTCAtcatcccctccccctccctttcTAATAAAGAAATCGGTAGAAAACCAAATACCGCAAGGAAAACACTCTGGAAGAAACCAAAGAAACCGCTTTGCTGACGTCTCACCAAAGGAAACCGCTGCAATCCCCCTTGCACGATTCTGCAAGGCAACTTCCCACGCTCCTCTCAGCACAGCATCCAGCCTCACGTGCCGCACCATGTCGCCGCCCTCCAGATTCACCCTAATGGCTGCACAACCTTGTCCACCTCAGATCCTATGTTGCCTCTGCCATCCCTCAAACCCTATCTAGGCATGTTGAAGTCCTCACCGCCCGCCGCTCCCTCGTCCTCTCAGTCAGCAAAAGCTCGCCTTCTACCTCGATTGCCCTCGCACCCTCGGCACTGGCCGCCTGGGACTATGGAGGTTGTGGGTCTCCGAGACAATCATCTCCATCATAACCTACCTTGGCAGTGGCCCCATGGTAGTTGGCAATCGGGATCGTGCGTAAGGCCCGGTGTCAGCGGTGATGTTAGAGGTGCCGGTGGACATCTAAGGCGGAGGAAAAAGGTGAAATCCATGAATAAGACAATACCACAATGGTGGTATTGACAAGCTTAGCAACGATACTGCTTTCTGTCAAGGCGCCTCCCGACGCTGTACAGCTATAGTCGCTGAGCAGCATGAACGCCGGATGCAATCTCCCACACTGTGCAGCCAAGAGATCAGTGATCCGGTGCTCGCTCCTCGTCAGAGGCTTTGGCGCCGCTGCCTCCTCAATCTTGTTGAGCAGCTGAGACATGAGAAAACATCCATCTATCCTCCTTCCACGCAGTGTCCACTTGCCAAGCACATGTTGGAACACCTTGGCTCATGACGGCAGTGAACGCATGGGCGGCGAGTACATGCGTGCACGCCTTAACTAGGAGGCGGCACTGGTGTGGGTTGATGCGGAGGGTGGCTCGAATGGCGCTAGCGGGTTTATGTTGCCCATCATCTCGTTGAGCTACTGGAGCTGCTTCATCATGACCGGCGATCACAGATCACCCCTTGACAAGATGAGCAGGGACCAAGTGTTTGTGTGCATGTTGCCTTAAAAAAAGTGTTTTCCATTCAATTTGTTTTCTGCTAGCACGTTCTGAGTTAGCAATTTCGATACAACATTAGAAATAGGCTGGTTGatgcatatattgtcttcttTCAATTTGTTGGCAAGCTATGTGTTTGAAACAAGATAAGTGCATGAGTATGAAATTTAGGAACCGTTGTAACGCACGGGCATCTTATTGGTCTTTACCAAAGTTTCACTATTCAAAACGAGGCTCCAAATGTGCCCTTAGGCCGTAATGGATCAAGGACTATCAGTCCGCAACACAATGACAATGGAACAAACTACAGCTTCTAACATGCTTCACTGCACAAGATGGTTGCGCGCGGCTATTTGGAGACATCTGACAGAACTGGAACAACTACTGACCACTGCAATGCAGTTAGACTgccatcttcattcttcaacattgACGGTTGCCGTCCCGAGCTCCCAGGCCTCGAGCTTGGACAACTTCACTGCGTCCCATCCATTGTTGAACACGTACAGGTGGCTGCTGCCTGTTGCTAAGTGTTCATGGTACACCCCGACCATCATGCAACTCCGGCCTCCAGAAAGAAATTCTATAGAATCGAATCCTTTAAACGACATCTTCTTCCAACACGTCTCGTGCCCTCATCCTTCTCTCTTCTGCACATGTCAACTGTTAGATCAGAATAAAGATGATATAGATCAGGATCTCGCAAAATTCTTTCTATAAAGTatcttatagaatttacttACCAACCCCCACCTCCGTAACTCTCAATGACAGAGTGATGATCTATTTTTTTGTCGACGTATGTGGCAGTTTCGTCACTCGGGCATACAATTAGGTTTCAACAAAAAATCAATAATTGCTTTCTGATGTCACTGAAAAGAGTGACTGAAACAAAAAATCATTAATTGCTTTCACCAATGTTCTCAAGGATATGCTTATGTCCTCTACGTCTACATCCACAACGCTCTCGGTAACGCCTACACATGGCATCGCCCAAGCCAATTAGCACAGCAAAGTTTCTTGCCAGATTGTTCAGTTCAGGGGCAAAAATCACAGGAAAAATTAGGGAGACAGGGAATGAAGCTACGTAGCGTCGTACAAATTTTCAAACTGTGAAGTGATCTGTAGTGGGAGAAATGAAAATGACAAATTTCAGTTTGGGTGGTCAGTGGACGAAATAACGACCACCCCGTATTACAGATGATCCACATTTGGCGATGGCACGGAGGGCCAAAATAGCgagaaaaatcatgaagaagggGGATGGAAGTTCGCATCATCTTgcaaaaaatcaaactttgatGTGATCCCTAGAGGGAGTAATGGAATGGAAAAGAGATTTC harbors:
- the LOC133888614 gene encoding beta-fructofuranosidase, insoluble isoenzyme 6-like isoform X2, whose amino-acid sequence is MWMRKPWTRRVLTDPNGPVYYNGMYHLFYQYNPHGALWDVGNLSWGHSVSGDLVNWAALDTALDPSQHFDANGCASGSVTILPDGVPVILYSGIDADRRQVQNVAFPKNPHDPLLREWTKPRYNPVVPLPADVSADNFRDPTTAWLGRDGLWRLAISAVANGVGTTLVFRSADFLRWERNAAPLHASRDAVMAECPDLFPVAEHGAEGLDTLASGAGVKHVLKVSMPDTLQDYYTVGWYDEVADTFVPEDGARGGDDYRSWRRIDHGHLYASKTFFDARKNRRVLWAWVNESDSEADDVAKGWSGLQSFPRALWLDSGGKQLVQWPVEEIETLRRKHAVLLGAEVESGGLREVGGIISSQADVDVVFAIPSLERAEGLDPNRLLDPDALCGEKGASVQGGVGPFGLLVTASGDLREHTAVFFRVFRLLHESVVLMCTDLTRSSTKAGVYKPTHGGFVNVDIENDKSISLRTLIDHTIVESFGGGGLTCMTARVYPEHVTTGSTHLFVFNNGSAAVKVSKLEAWELATASVNVEDDDLAAWSSMCQSEVY
- the LOC133888614 gene encoding beta-fructofuranosidase, insoluble isoenzyme 6-like isoform X1 — its product is MLHSHPSMTMAAFPLVVCAITALFCPPLSSASSSSICAANTHGHGRTAYHFQPAKNWQNGPVYYNGMYHLFYQYNPHGALWDVGNLSWGHSVSGDLVNWAALDTALDPSQHFDANGCASGSVTILPDGVPVILYSGIDADRRQVQNVAFPKNPHDPLLREWTKPRYNPVVPLPADVSADNFRDPTTAWLGRDGLWRLAISAVANGVGTTLVFRSADFLRWERNAAPLHASRDAVMAECPDLFPVAEHGAEGLDTLASGAGVKHVLKVSMPDTLQDYYTVGWYDEVADTFVPEDGARGGDDYRSWRRIDHGHLYASKTFFDARKNRRVLWAWVNESDSEADDVAKGWSGLQSFPRALWLDSGGKQLVQWPVEEIETLRRKHAVLLGAEVESGGLREVGGIISSQADVDVVFAIPSLERAEGLDPNRLLDPDALCGEKGASVQGGVGPFGLLVTASGDLREHTAVFFRVFRLLHESVVLMCTDLTRSSTKAGVYKPTHGGFVNVDIENDKSISLRTLIDHTIVESFGGGGLTCMTARVYPEHVTTGSTHLFVFNNGSAAVKVSKLEAWELATASVNVEDDDLAAWSSMCQSEVY